Proteins co-encoded in one Saprospira grandis genomic window:
- a CDS encoding rhodanese-like domain-containing protein translates to MKYLSLFVAALIFVSCNAQEAQKVQELDKKEAASPAATQLAKNISAADFKAAVEAAGPEVQLVDVRTPGEWAQGTLKGADKINWNDSAFDQNIEGLDKTKAVYVYCRSGARSGRAMARMKSLGFTEVYNLNGGIMAWQRAGYEVVK, encoded by the coding sequence ATGAAATATCTATCGCTTTTTGTAGCCGCTCTTATTTTTGTCTCTTGCAATGCCCAAGAAGCCCAAAAAGTACAAGAGCTCGATAAAAAAGAAGCCGCTAGCCCTGCTGCTACGCAACTAGCTAAAAATATCTCTGCTGCCGACTTTAAAGCCGCAGTAGAAGCCGCTGGCCCAGAGGTTCAATTAGTGGATGTTCGCACCCCCGGAGAATGGGCCCAAGGTACCCTCAAAGGAGCCGATAAAATCAATTGGAATGACTCGGCCTTTGACCAAAATATTGAAGGACTAGACAAAACAAAAGCCGTTTATGTCTATTGCCGCTCTGGCGCTCGTTCTGGTCGCGCTATGGCCCGTATGAAAAGCCTAGGGTTCACAGAAGTCTATAACCTCAATGGAGGAATTATGGCTTGGCAAAGAGCAGGTTATGAAGTGGTCAAATAA
- a CDS encoding NAD(P)/FAD-dependent oxidoreductase has protein sequence MKHYQVLVIGGGTAGIMVSSQLKKENASLSIGLVEPAKTHYYQPAWTLVGANTYNYEDTARPMASLIPAGVDWIQDYATGFDPDNNKLHCKEGDYTYDYLVVAPGIKIDCSLVEGLSEAIDKGVVCSNYTDPKHTWKVLQNFKGGTALFTQPTTPIKCGGAPQKIMYLAADYFKKAGLKDKTDIVFASPGSKIFGVKPIAETLMKVVDRKDIHLRFGHRLVKVDGPNQIAWFEMADHKSLYNENSNAKIEEKDGLVGIHYDMMHLAPPQTAPDFVKNSVLASEAGWVDVNIETMQHVKFPNIFSLGDVAQLPTAKTGAAIRKQAPIVVESILRLMKGQDISAKRYNGYSSCPLVTGYGKMALAEFDYKNNFIPDPKLKQMLVFNSAKEHWRLWMLKKYMLPYLYWNYMMKGKQV, from the coding sequence ATGAAACATTATCAGGTACTCGTCATCGGTGGAGGAACAGCCGGAATTATGGTTTCTTCCCAACTCAAAAAAGAAAATGCTAGCCTTTCTATCGGCTTAGTAGAACCCGCAAAAACACACTATTACCAACCCGCATGGACCCTAGTCGGTGCCAATACTTATAATTATGAGGATACGGCCCGCCCTATGGCTAGCCTTATCCCCGCTGGCGTAGATTGGATCCAAGATTATGCCACGGGCTTCGATCCCGATAATAATAAACTCCACTGTAAAGAGGGAGACTATACTTATGACTACCTCGTGGTCGCTCCAGGTATCAAAATCGACTGCTCTTTGGTGGAAGGCCTCTCTGAAGCGATCGATAAAGGGGTGGTTTGTAGCAACTACACCGACCCCAAACACACTTGGAAGGTCCTCCAAAACTTTAAAGGCGGTACGGCTCTCTTTACGCAGCCCACGACGCCCATTAAGTGCGGTGGCGCTCCCCAAAAAATTATGTATCTAGCCGCCGACTACTTTAAAAAAGCCGGCCTGAAGGATAAAACAGATATCGTTTTTGCCTCTCCTGGCTCTAAGATCTTTGGCGTGAAACCTATCGCCGAAACCCTGATGAAGGTGGTAGACCGCAAAGATATTCATCTCCGTTTTGGCCACCGTTTGGTTAAGGTAGATGGCCCCAACCAAATCGCTTGGTTCGAAATGGCCGATCATAAAAGCCTTTATAATGAAAACTCTAATGCCAAAATTGAAGAAAAAGACGGCCTAGTGGGTATTCATTATGATATGATGCACCTAGCACCACCCCAAACCGCTCCCGATTTTGTCAAAAATTCTGTTTTGGCCTCCGAGGCAGGTTGGGTAGATGTGAATATCGAAACAATGCAACATGTCAAGTTTCCCAATATCTTTAGCCTAGGTGATGTGGCCCAATTGCCCACCGCCAAAACAGGGGCCGCTATCCGCAAACAAGCCCCTATCGTGGTAGAAAGTATTCTCCGCCTCATGAAAGGCCAAGATATTAGCGCCAAACGATACAATGGCTACTCTTCTTGCCCCCTCGTTACCGGCTACGGAAAAATGGCCCTAGCCGAATTCGATTATAAAAATAACTTTATTCCCGATCCCAAACTCAAGCAAATGCTTGTCTTTAATTCGGCTAAGGAACACTGGCGTCTCTGGATGCTCAAGAAGTATATGCTTCCCTATTTGTACTGGAATTACATGATGAAAGGGAAACAAGTTTAG
- a CDS encoding tetratricopeptide repeat protein, with amino-acid sequence MQMLKSISCLGLLLLGLTACQDQQNLPAKEAAKLNTEEGWLPPNYEASPEMLRLNDLGIRYQTQAETDPTINLEQREIYLDSARYYYQQALAQDSSYGLLYSNMAALEMQEGRMAEAEKYLRQRLAQEPEFAEGWQSLGFFKDLQGDSVAAFKYYEKSLALFDGRLAKGKKYRQPENIIYYYDNWAGKSHSLLLLGQEEKARESVDALLKEAAPIMGPQKVQIYAAMLQLSRQDLIQGIRDRQKAASSPTN; translated from the coding sequence ATGCAAATGCTCAAATCTATATCTTGTTTGGGGCTTCTCCTTTTAGGCCTAACGGCCTGCCAAGACCAACAGAATTTGCCTGCCAAAGAAGCGGCTAAACTCAATACAGAAGAGGGCTGGTTGCCCCCTAACTATGAGGCGAGTCCGGAAATGCTCCGCCTAAATGACCTTGGTATTCGCTATCAAACACAGGCCGAAACCGACCCCACAATCAACTTAGAACAGCGAGAAATTTATTTAGATTCGGCCCGCTATTACTATCAGCAAGCTTTGGCCCAAGATAGTAGCTATGGCCTTTTGTATAGCAATATGGCCGCCCTAGAAATGCAAGAAGGCCGTATGGCCGAGGCCGAAAAATACCTGCGTCAGCGTCTAGCTCAAGAACCTGAATTTGCAGAAGGCTGGCAATCTTTGGGCTTTTTTAAGGACCTGCAAGGCGATAGTGTAGCGGCCTTTAAGTACTATGAGAAAAGTCTAGCTTTATTTGATGGCCGTTTGGCTAAAGGCAAAAAGTACCGACAGCCAGAAAATATTATTTACTACTATGATAATTGGGCGGGGAAATCGCATAGCTTGCTGCTATTGGGCCAAGAAGAAAAAGCGAGAGAAAGTGTTGATGCCCTGCTTAAAGAAGCGGCTCCCATTATGGGCCCGCAAAAAGTGCAAATCTATGCCGCCATGCTACAACTGAGCCGCCAAGATTTAATTCAAGGCATCCGAGATCGACAAAAAGCAGCAAGCAGTCCAACGAATTAA
- a CDS encoding DUF6794 domain-containing protein, with protein sequence MRPFMFLIFSLFFLPLSWGQIETASDSSGAEKRMYIRRQVGPIEKRMDSLYQQRITQREINGIYIPRDLYDCFRVLDGAMEDDFKEYFMSLSDEEVDARTHGSLGLWMKHRWQLMEGSRLSDYFRKMGVPHPEYAVGIIIQTYHRKLHQRDLGVKELVQKFQKIWAKKQEEEAKALLGQ encoded by the coding sequence ATGCGTCCATTTATGTTTTTGATCTTCTCGCTTTTCTTTCTGCCCCTAAGTTGGGGCCAAATAGAAACAGCCTCTGATAGTAGTGGGGCAGAAAAGCGGATGTATATTCGTCGGCAGGTGGGACCTATTGAAAAGCGGATGGATTCGCTTTATCAGCAGCGGATTACCCAAAGAGAAATCAATGGGATTTATATCCCCAGAGACCTTTATGATTGTTTTCGGGTTTTGGATGGGGCCATGGAAGATGACTTTAAGGAGTATTTCATGAGTTTATCTGATGAGGAGGTAGATGCTCGCACCCATGGCAGCCTAGGGCTTTGGATGAAGCACCGTTGGCAATTGATGGAGGGTTCTCGTTTGTCTGATTATTTTAGGAAGATGGGGGTTCCTCATCCGGAGTATGCCGTGGGGATTATTATTCAGACCTATCATAGGAAGTTGCACCAAAGAGATTTGGGGGTCAAGGAGTTGGTCCAGAAGTTTCAGAAGATTTGGGCCAAAAAACAAGAGGAAGAGGCCAAAGCCCTGCTGGGGCAGTAA
- a CDS encoding superoxide dismutase: MAFELPKLPYAHDALEPHIDARTMEIHHGKHHAGYTNKLNAAIAGTDLEGKSIEDILANVSAAGAGVRNNGGGFYNHSLFWSVMSPNGGGEPTGEVAEAIKATFGDYETFKDKFAAAAKTRFGSGWAWLCVKDGKLEVCSTPNQDNPLMDVDTAGCKGTPILGLDVWEHAYYLNYQNRRPDYVEAFFNVINWEEVNKRYAAAK, from the coding sequence ATGGCTTTCGAATTGCCCAAATTGCCCTATGCGCATGACGCACTAGAACCACATATTGACGCCCGCACCATGGAAATCCACCACGGAAAGCATCATGCTGGCTACACAAATAAATTGAACGCTGCTATTGCAGGCACTGATTTAGAAGGCAAAAGCATTGAGGACATCCTCGCTAATGTTTCTGCTGCAGGCGCTGGCGTTCGCAACAATGGCGGTGGATTCTACAACCACAGCCTTTTCTGGTCGGTCATGTCTCCCAATGGTGGTGGCGAGCCTACAGGCGAAGTAGCTGAGGCTATCAAAGCTACATTTGGCGACTATGAGACTTTCAAGGACAAATTTGCTGCTGCGGCCAAAACTCGTTTTGGTTCTGGTTGGGCTTGGCTTTGCGTGAAAGATGGCAAACTAGAGGTTTGCTCTACACCTAACCAAGATAATCCCCTAATGGATGTAGACACTGCGGGTTGCAAAGGTACGCCTATTCTTGGACTAGATGTTTGGGAGCATGCTTACTACCTCAACTACCAAAACCGCCGTCCCGACTATGTGGAAGCTTTTTTCAATGTAATCAATTGGGAGGAAGTGAATAAGCGTTATGCGGCTGCTAAATAA
- the trxA gene encoding thioredoxin — protein sequence MSKFQEIISGDTPVLVDFYAVWCGPCKMMPPILKEVKDKMGDAVRIIKIDVDKNQKLSAQYGIRSIPTIMLFKNGQALWQQAGVASADQLQKVIKTHS from the coding sequence ATGAGCAAATTTCAAGAAATCATTAGTGGCGATACCCCCGTACTCGTAGATTTCTACGCAGTCTGGTGCGGCCCCTGCAAAATGATGCCCCCCATCCTCAAAGAAGTAAAAGATAAAATGGGCGATGCGGTCCGCATTATCAAAATTGATGTAGATAAAAACCAAAAATTATCTGCCCAATATGGTATCCGCTCTATCCCCACAATCATGCTGTTCAAAAATGGCCAAGCACTCTGGCAACAAGCTGGTGTTGCATCAGCAGACCAACTACAAAAAGTAATTAAGACCCACAGCTAG
- a CDS encoding TonB-dependent receptor, producing the protein MKLPLVLLFCCLQMASLMAQKYTISGQIQDANSGEDLISATVYAPQANAGVVSNVYGFYSLSLPAGEYEIRVNYTGYTEKRISLNLQADTTIDFSLSNEEGITLDSAVVVTDVRGDANVNNTQMGTIDLPMEQIKKLPVLMGEVDILKTIQLLPGVLAAGEGNTGFYVRGGGVDQNLLLLDEAVVYNAGHLLGFFSVFNGDAIKNTTLIKGGMPANYGGRLSSVIDIQMKDGNKQKFGAEGGIGLVASRLTFEGPIVKNKGSFLVSGRRTYLFDLAQPFLKGSPFEGTNYYFYDLNLKANYRLSPRDRIYLSGYFGRDVLKLNNPDRDLEFGLNWGNATSTVRWNHLFGDKLFMNASFIFNDYDFSSSGRQDQFSFSVNSGIRDWGGKLSFDYYPNPKHHIKFGGDYTHHQFTPNIAEAVSGEEAFDIAPPIKYAQEAGLYILDDWKISNRLSINAGLRFSLFQQLGPYTSSLDSTVYGRFEPVKTFYGPEPRISGKYSLTERSSVKAGINIGRQYVHLVANSATTLPTDLWVPSGELVQPQWGIQYALGYFQNFKENTYEFSVEAYYKDLRQQLDYAENYTPTVDQVVEEQFISGKGQAYGLELFLRKQKGDFTGWIAYTLARSTRDFEGILGNQYPSRFDRLHDLSIVGSYDYKRWNFGASFIFGSGSPYTPIKSIYLIGSDPVLEYGLRNSARLPAYHRLDLSASFRLNKKKEKRFSSTLVFSIYNVYNRKNVFFTYTLPEENADSGNLELKSYKVSLFPIIPSISWNFKWRQK; encoded by the coding sequence ATGAAACTCCCCTTAGTCCTCCTATTTTGCTGCCTGCAAATGGCCAGCTTGATGGCCCAAAAATACACGATTAGCGGCCAAATTCAAGATGCTAACTCTGGCGAAGACCTGATTTCGGCCACCGTTTATGCCCCGCAGGCCAATGCCGGGGTGGTGAGCAATGTCTACGGATTTTATTCATTGAGCCTGCCGGCTGGCGAATACGAAATCCGAGTAAATTATACGGGCTATACCGAAAAACGCATTTCGCTAAATTTACAGGCCGATACCACGATCGATTTTTCTCTATCCAATGAAGAGGGAATTACCCTCGATTCGGCCGTAGTGGTGACCGATGTCCGCGGCGATGCCAATGTGAATAATACGCAGATGGGGACAATTGACCTGCCCATGGAGCAGATCAAAAAGTTGCCGGTATTGATGGGCGAGGTCGATATTTTAAAGACGATTCAGCTTTTACCAGGCGTTTTGGCCGCTGGAGAAGGCAATACGGGCTTTTATGTGCGTGGGGGAGGAGTGGACCAAAATCTGCTTTTGCTCGATGAGGCGGTGGTCTATAATGCCGGACATTTACTAGGCTTTTTCTCGGTCTTCAATGGCGACGCAATCAAAAATACTACCCTGATTAAGGGCGGAATGCCGGCCAATTATGGCGGGCGACTTTCTTCGGTCATCGATATCCAAATGAAAGATGGCAACAAGCAAAAGTTTGGGGCCGAGGGCGGCATCGGTTTGGTGGCTTCTCGCCTGACTTTTGAGGGCCCAATTGTAAAAAATAAAGGCTCTTTTTTGGTCTCTGGCCGCCGAACTTACCTCTTTGATTTGGCCCAGCCCTTTCTCAAAGGCAGCCCATTTGAAGGGACCAATTACTATTTTTACGACCTGAATTTAAAGGCCAATTATCGACTTTCGCCCAGAGACCGCATTTATCTTAGCGGCTATTTTGGTCGAGATGTCCTGAAATTGAATAATCCCGACCGAGACCTAGAGTTTGGCCTCAATTGGGGAAATGCCACTTCTACCGTTCGCTGGAACCACCTTTTTGGCGATAAACTCTTTATGAATGCTAGTTTTATCTTTAATGATTATGATTTTAGCAGCAGCGGAAGACAGGACCAATTTTCCTTTTCTGTCAATTCGGGGATCCGCGACTGGGGCGGAAAACTGAGCTTTGATTATTATCCCAACCCCAAGCATCATATTAAGTTTGGCGGCGATTATACCCACCACCAATTTACCCCCAATATTGCCGAGGCCGTTTCTGGCGAGGAGGCCTTTGATATTGCGCCCCCTATTAAGTATGCCCAAGAGGCGGGGCTTTATATTCTGGATGATTGGAAAATCTCTAACCGCTTGTCAATCAATGCAGGCCTGCGCTTTTCGCTTTTTCAGCAGTTGGGGCCCTATACTTCTAGCCTAGATAGTACGGTTTATGGCCGCTTCGAGCCGGTCAAAACCTTTTATGGACCAGAACCCCGAATTAGTGGAAAATACAGCCTTACCGAACGCTCTTCTGTCAAAGCGGGCATCAATATCGGCCGCCAATATGTGCATCTGGTGGCTAATTCGGCCACAACCTTACCCACCGATTTATGGGTGCCTTCTGGCGAGCTGGTGCAGCCACAATGGGGCATCCAATATGCCCTGGGCTATTTCCAAAACTTTAAAGAAAATACCTATGAGTTTTCGGTAGAGGCCTATTATAAGGACCTCCGACAGCAACTCGATTATGCCGAAAACTATACGCCTACGGTCGATCAAGTTGTAGAAGAACAGTTTATTTCTGGCAAAGGCCAAGCTTATGGCCTAGAGCTGTTTTTGCGCAAGCAAAAAGGCGATTTTACAGGCTGGATTGCCTATACTTTGGCCCGCTCTACCCGCGATTTTGAAGGCATTTTGGGCAATCAATATCCCTCTCGCTTCGACCGCCTACACGATTTGTCTATTGTCGGTAGCTATGATTATAAACGCTGGAACTTCGGTGCTAGCTTCATTTTTGGCTCCGGCAGCCCCTATACGCCCATCAAAAGCATTTACCTGATCGGTAGCGACCCTGTCCTAGAATACGGCCTGCGCAATTCGGCCCGCCTGCCCGCCTACCATCGCCTCGATCTCTCGGCCTCTTTCCGCCTCAACAAAAAGAAGGAAAAACGCTTTAGCTCTACCCTCGTTTTCTCGATCTATAATGTCTACAACCGCAAAAATGTCTTTTTCACTTACACCCTGCCCGAGGAAAATGCGGACTCTGGCAATTTAGAACTCAAATCTTATAAAGTTTCGCTCTTTCCCATCATTCCTTCCATCAGTTGGAATTTCAAATGGAGACAAAAGTAG
- a CDS encoding LVIVD repeat-containing protein, with protein sequence MYLKSFFYLGLLALILGLGSCTKDQCKTTTTYIKYDPIYLNGEDYRKPVMMLPARPLKKPGKLYIYRNFLLINEQLEGIHVFDNSNPAAPVKIGFINIIGNLDMAIKGNILYADNYTDLLTIDISNWQNVQLLDRDQDVFPTYGQDAEGRSLVAYHKEEVTGKVNCSELDALAGGWGNPQLEDQGVSPVMVGSSNGSNGSNARTATAVGLGGSMARFTITGDYLYTVDEANLRVFNISQLDNPSYQGPQNIGWATIETIFPHENNLFIGSNSGMYIYSLADPAAPQLTGTFEHATACDPVYVEGNRAYVTLRGGGICDSYNNQLDVVDVSNLSDPQLITSHPMHNPHGLSLKNNLLYLCDGDAGLKIFDASDDYAIGSSLMAQDASFSAYDVIASPFDDLALVIGPDGFYQYDISNPNQLQRISSILVEE encoded by the coding sequence ATGTACTTAAAATCCTTTTTTTACCTCGGATTGCTGGCCCTTATTTTAGGCCTCGGAAGTTGTACTAAAGACCAATGTAAGACCACTACTACTTATATTAAGTATGACCCCATTTACCTAAATGGAGAGGATTACCGCAAGCCCGTGATGATGCTGCCCGCTCGGCCCCTCAAAAAGCCAGGCAAGCTCTATATCTATCGCAACTTCTTGCTCATCAATGAGCAACTAGAAGGGATTCACGTTTTTGATAATAGTAATCCTGCCGCACCCGTTAAAATTGGCTTTATCAATATTATTGGTAATCTAGATATGGCCATTAAGGGCAATATTCTCTATGCGGATAATTATACCGACTTGCTTACTATTGATATTTCGAACTGGCAAAATGTACAGTTGCTAGACCGAGATCAGGACGTTTTTCCAACTTATGGACAGGATGCAGAGGGGCGCTCTTTGGTGGCTTACCACAAAGAAGAAGTTACCGGAAAAGTAAATTGTAGCGAGCTAGATGCCTTGGCTGGCGGCTGGGGGAACCCTCAGCTAGAAGACCAGGGAGTTAGCCCCGTAATGGTGGGGAGCTCTAATGGAAGTAACGGAAGCAATGCCCGTACTGCCACCGCTGTAGGTCTGGGCGGCTCTATGGCCCGTTTTACGATTACTGGAGATTATCTGTATACGGTAGATGAAGCCAACCTTAGAGTCTTTAATATTAGCCAGCTCGATAATCCGAGCTATCAAGGACCTCAAAATATTGGTTGGGCGACTATCGAGACGATTTTCCCACATGAAAACAATCTCTTTATCGGAAGCAATAGCGGGATGTATATTTATAGCCTAGCCGATCCTGCCGCCCCTCAACTGACTGGGACTTTTGAGCATGCTACCGCCTGCGACCCCGTTTATGTAGAGGGCAACCGCGCCTATGTGACTTTGCGTGGCGGTGGAATTTGCGATAGCTACAATAACCAGCTAGATGTAGTAGATGTGAGCAACCTGAGCGATCCTCAGCTAATTACTAGCCACCCTATGCACAACCCACATGGCTTGAGCCTGAAAAATAATCTGCTCTACCTTTGCGATGGTGATGCTGGCCTCAAAATCTTTGATGCAAGCGATGATTATGCTATTGGTAGCAGCCTCATGGCACAGGATGCCAGCTTTTCTGCCTATGATGTCATTGCTTCTCCCTTTGATGACTTGGCCCTAGTGATTGGTCCCGACGGCTTTTATCAGTATGATATTAGCAACCCCAACCAATTGCAACGCATTAGCAGCATTTTGGTAGAAGAATAA
- a CDS encoding heme-binding domain-containing protein produces MKKKWMKRGLWGFLALLLVAQFFQIQKENPTFDEQADLMAIHQPTAKQKALLEAACYDCHSYKTVYPWYTYVVPVGQWINNHIKHGRKHLNFSVWGSYEAKKQVHKLEECVEEMEKGKMPLKSYTWTHGDAKLSAEDQAELLAYFKQIAK; encoded by the coding sequence ATGAAAAAGAAGTGGATGAAAAGGGGCCTTTGGGGCTTTTTGGCTTTGCTCTTAGTGGCTCAATTTTTCCAAATCCAAAAGGAAAACCCTACATTTGATGAGCAAGCGGATTTGATGGCGATTCATCAGCCGACGGCCAAGCAGAAAGCCTTATTGGAGGCGGCCTGTTATGATTGTCACAGTTATAAGACGGTATATCCTTGGTACACCTATGTGGTTCCGGTTGGGCAGTGGATCAACAACCATATAAAGCATGGGCGCAAGCATTTGAATTTTTCGGTTTGGGGCAGTTATGAGGCCAAGAAGCAGGTGCATAAATTGGAGGAATGTGTAGAGGAGATGGAAAAGGGGAAAATGCCTTTAAAGTCTTATACTTGGACCCATGGGGATGCCAAACTATCGGCGGAGGATCAGGCGGAACTGCTTGCTTATTTTAAGCAAATAGCGAAATAA
- a CDS encoding rhodanese-like domain-containing protein, protein MGFFDFLFKPQELPQEVKDAIEKGCPIVDVRTPMEYGMGHIEGSINMPLGNLADFQAKLKQLPGPIITCCRSGNRSGQAANQLNAWGIKAVNGGAWTNLNKQL, encoded by the coding sequence ATGGGATTTTTCGATTTTTTGTTCAAACCACAAGAACTCCCTCAAGAAGTCAAGGACGCCATTGAAAAGGGTTGCCCTATCGTTGATGTACGCACGCCTATGGAGTATGGCATGGGCCATATCGAAGGGAGCATCAATATGCCCTTGGGCAATTTGGCCGACTTTCAAGCAAAATTAAAACAACTTCCCGGTCCAATCATTACCTGTTGCCGCTCCGGAAACCGCTCCGGCCAAGCCGCTAATCAACTCAATGCTTGGGGCATCAAGGCCGTTAATGGCGGCGCCTGGACCAATTTGAACAAACAACTCTAA